AAACGGCAAAAGATAGAATCAAATGATCTAAATTCAAGCGGTACTGTGGTTTTCCATCCATATCGATGACAAGGATATATGGAAGAACAGAAGGGTTTTCGAAATCTATTGTGGATAATGTCTCTTTACTCTGTTCTAAGATCAAAGCATAGACTCTATTTTTTGTGGTATATATTTCATTCCCATAGATGTAGTTTTTGCTTGAAGGTGCATATTGATTGCCATCAAAAAAAGTTGTTTTTCTCTGTTCAGCATATCGTATCGTTCCCATTTTTTTCATCTCTTGGGTATCGATAATATCGATTTGAGGAAAATTCTGATAGCTTATGAACATCTTCTTATCTTGAGGATCTATGGCATAAGAACCCGCAAATATTTGCCATAGATTTCCTCTTCCTTTATTGGCATCTGATTTACTCAAAAGATCTGTAGGAAAAGGGTATACCTCTTTTGTTGATTTTCCATCCGTGCATTGGAATAATCTTTCAATTTTAGGACCTCTTGGTGTCGTATTTTTAAAATAATAGTTATTGTAAAGACGAAATCCACAGTTTACAGGAAAATAACTTCTATCGAATTCGAAAAGAGAAGTCAGTTTTTTATTGGGTGTCCCTTCTATATTGTATTCATAAATGTTTAACAGGTCACAAAATTCTACCTTATTCCCTTTTACACGAAAAGTATGATTATCAATTTCTCGAGCTATCTCACCCTTTCCTTTTCCTTTATGGAGTTGATTGCCACAGAATTTATAATCCTGCTTCTCATTTTCATATATAGAAAGAAACGTTCCATCTACGTTATTCAGAAAGATTAATTTATTTTCGCTAATACCAATCTTTGTTGGGTTTAATAACTTCCCCTCTACGGAATGTTTCTCTAGCTTTATATCGATGGTTTCAATCTTTGATTGATCTACGGTTTGAATATTGTTTTCTTTCACCTTATTCGTGCAAGACATACCCAATAATAGCACTATAACGAGGTATAATTTCAGGTTCATTCGTTTATGGTTTAAATTAGTTTTCAGTTTTATTGATAGACTAAATATAACTATAAAATATTGAATATTGAATATTCAATATTTTTTCTGAAATGGTAAATTTGAGTGTTCATTTTTTCTGTAATTCTTATCTCATAGAGAGATCGTTTGTATGTTTAGTTTGATCTGAATTTATGACATATTTCAGTACAATAAGCAGATGTCCAGAATGTTTATCTTCTTAATTGCTCTCTAATATCATATATGTCGTCAGTTTGGTTTACACTTAGGAAATTAATAACATATGATTATAATAGATCGTAATAGGATGATTTGTATTCTTGTATTTATTATACCTTATTATGTTTATATTAAATAGATCTTGTCTGTGATAGCTACAGCAATCGGTCTCTATTTTTTACTTATATAATGGATATATCTGTTGTTTAATAGTCGTATTTAGGTGAATATTCTCCTATTTTAATATTGTGTTTTTTTATATCAAAGCAATATATTTAATATAATATTTAATTGATTTAACTTAATTATTGTAGTTTTGTGACGTTAACATCTATTTGTTTATGAAAGTAGGATAGTAGCAACAACAACAGTGAATCCCATTTCACCCCCATTTCTACTTTCTATTTATAGAACCATTCTACCATTAGATGTCCCAACAGTGTATGTGTTGTGTAAAATGAGATTATAATAATTATTAAAGAACAATTATGAATCGACCTTTACACTTATTCAAGAGCCTAGTTTTATTTCTACTATTGGCTCCAGTCTCTTTGTTGGCTCAAAGCCATAAGTATAGCGGAGGGGATGGAACTGAGGGTAGCCCATATCAAATTGGGACTTTAGCAGATCTTAGGCTTCTTTCAGAAACTTCAGATGATTGGAGTAAGCACTTTATTCAAACAGCGAATATTGATGCCACCGAAACAAAAGATTGGAATCCTGGTGATGCCGATGGAGACACATCTACTCCAGATGTACCAATGGGATTTCATCCTATAGGGGATGATCGTTATAGTCAAAGAGGAGAACCTGCCTTTAGAGGAAGTTATAATGGAGCTGGTTATATTATTGATCATCTCTACATCAATTGTCCTTCACAAGATTACGTAGGTCTTTTTGGCTCAATTTCTGGATCTGGTATTCAAAATAAGATCCGCAACTTAGGTGTGACGAATGCACAAATTGTAGGTGCGAATTGTACAGGAACTTTAGTTGGTGTTGCTCAAAATATAACCATTGAGAATTGTTATTCATCGGGGTCTGTAAAAGGACTTCTAAACGTTGGTGGGCTAACTGGAAATACGGAATTTACAACGAAATGTTATAGCACTGCAGTCATTGATTGTACTAATAGTGTAAAAGGAAGTTTAGGTATAGATATTTCAGGGGCCCCTGAAACCAACCATCCAAGTTGTTACTATTTAAGTGAATCTGGAGACAAAGATCCTTATAGTCGAAGTTATGGGGCACCAAGAACTGCTAAAGCATTGGGAGTGATGTCGCAGTATGAGGGATGGAATATTGTTGAAGATTTTGATCTTGTAAAAGGAGCTCCCCCCGTATTGAAAAATATCCATGGTTCTGCTCAATGGGTGATGAATCCACTTGAAGCAGTAGAGCTTACGATCACGGTGACCAATAATGGTAACGCAATTGATCTTGCAAAAGTGATTTGTAATGGAGAGCAGTTTACAGACAAACAAGGAGAAGTAAAGATAAAAGCCTCTACCAATACCACCATTGAGTACCAGATCATGGCATCTGGTTATAATACCATCTCTGGTAGTGTGGAGGTACTAGAAGCATCTGTTTCTACCGAGGTTCGTTTGGATAACGCGTACACTACAGGAACTGGTACTGAGTCCGATCCTTATCAAGTAGCCACTTTTGAACAGCTATGCAACTTATCTCAAAATACCATCGACTGGGACAAACACTTTATTCAAACGGCTGATATCGAAGCATCCGCTTCATCTGAGTTGAACAAAAGCAATGGGGTAGCGAAAGGTTTTTCTCCTATTGGTGACGATCCTACAAACGGAACACGCCAGCAGGTTGCATTTACTGGCTCTTATAATGGAGGTGGTTTTAAGATCGACCAACTATATATCCAACGCCCATCTGAAAACAATGTGGGACTCTTTGGTTATGCAAGCCAATTAGGTCAAAAGATCTATAACTTGGCGATTACCAATGCCAATATCACAGGGGAAGATTATGTGGGTATTGTAGCAGGATCGGCAAAAAATACCAATATTGAGAATCTTTATACCACAGGTACCGTTCATGGAAGTTATAAAGTTGGTGGATTAGCGGGCTTTTGTGGTCGTATTATCCATACTTACAGTACAACCAATGTGGTTTCTTCTACCAATACATGGGGTTCTTTGGGCTGTTTCTATAGCCAATCGGGATCTGTCCACACCAACTGTTTCTATCTAAGTACAAATGGGAGTGCTAATCCAAACAAAAACCACTTCGGTTTGCCATTGCGTTCTAGTCAGATGCAAGACCAAAGCAACTTTACCTCTTGGGACTTCGTTGAGGAGAGTACCAATGGAGACGACAACTATTGGGCTATCTCTCCTTTGGAAAATGGAGGCTTTCCATATCTAACACATGGACGTACGGTTGTTCGTTTGGGGTTGAATGCCTACACTTCTACCTATAGCGAATCGAATGAGTTGAATCCTGCAAACATTACAGGAGCTCCTGCGGGGAAAGATATTCAAATTGCTTTCCGTCCACACACAGACGACAATTCGGCTGCTTGGAATACGAATAAACCAACTAAGGCAGGAGTATATGATGTACAATTGGGGGTTTTGACTTCCGAGACAACCCTTGCAGATCAAGTAGAGATTACCAATGGTTGGACCATCCAAAAGAAAGATGTGGCTATCGTATGGGATGCACTTCCGAATAAAACTTATTTAGATGCTGCCTTTGATCTACAAGCAACCGTTGAAGGAAACGGTTCGATTGTTTATAGCTCTAGTAATGAAGATGTGGCTACCATTTTAGGAAATACGGTAACCATTGTTGGTGCTGGAACCACACAAATTACTGCTTCTTGTGCTGCCACTGAGAACTATAACGCGCCTGCAAATGTAGTGAGATCGTTTACCGTTGATCCTGCAACCGCAACCATTACGTTTGATGCATTGCCAACCAAAACTTATGGCGACGGAGATTTCTCTCTTGATGCAACTTCCGATGGTGACACAGAGGTTACTTATAGCTCTAGCGACGAAACAGTAGCTACGATTGTCGATGGGGTGGTGACGATTCTATCTGCTGGAGAGGCAACCATAACAGCTTCTGCTTTCGCTTCTACGAATTACCTTAAACCGGTGTCTAAAACATCTGTTTTGACTGTGGAGAAGGCACAAGCTTTGATCACTTTTGATGCACTTCCTTCCAAAAGGTATAAGGATGCTGCTTTTGACTTGAAAGCTACGACCAACGGTACAGGAACAATTATTTTTGCTTCTAGTAATGAGAAGGTGGCTACCATTTCCGAAAATACGGTGACCATTGTTGGGGCTGGAACAACCAATATCACGGCCACATTGGCTGAAACCAAAAACTACAAAGTTGCAACGGCTGTGGTCAATCCTTTGGTGGTGAATAAAGCACCTGCTACCATCACTTTTGATGCGGATATGACAGCTACTTATGGGGATGCGGATGTTGTGCTTCATGCCACAGTGGATGGAGATGGAGAGATTGTATATCAATCAGGAGAAGAAAATATCGCTAGAATCGAAGAGAACCTTGTCTCTTTCTTAAATGCTGGACAAACCACCATTACTGCATCGTGCGCAGCTACAGATAACTATTTGGCTGCAATCAACCAAGTGATGATTCTAACTGTAAACAAAGCAGATGCATCGATTCATTTTGATCCATTGGCGTCTAAATCATATGGAGATGCCGTATTTGATCTTCAAGCAACCCGTGTTGGTGAGAGTGCTATTGTTTATCATTCAAGCAATCCTGCTGTCGCATCTGTTTCTGGAACTACGGTTACCATTCACACTCCAGGAGAGACGGTGATAACCGCTAGTTGTGCTGCGTCGTCTAACTATGATGCAGCAACCGATGTTCCACAGACATTGGTGGTAAATAAGGCTTCAGAACAGATCGTTTTCGATGCGATCCCAGCAAAAAAATATGGGGACAATCCTTTCAACCTTTCTGCCTCTGTTCATGGGGATGGGGAGATTACTTATACTTCCGACAACACAGATGTCGCTACGATAGTGAATAATGTGGTTACTATTCATGGTGTGGGGAATGCGACCATCACAGCATCGTGTGCAGCGACTGCTCTATATGAGGCAGCAGATGCGGTATCACATGTTCTGACGGTATCTCGTGCAGATGCTAGCATCGTTTTTAATGCACTGCCTACCAAAACATTTGGAGATGCGTCTTTCCATCTATCTGCTTCTTCGTATGCAGGGGCTGCAATCCAATATGCTTCGGATAATGAAAATGTTGCCCAAGTGCAAAACAATACCGTGACCATCGTAGGGGCTGGTCGTGCTAATATTACTGCATCGTTGCCACAGAGTGAAAACTATTTGGCTGCGGCAGATGTGGTTCGTACGCTTGTGGTGAATAAAGCGACCCCAACCATTGCATTAGATGAGATCTCTGCAAAAACTTTTGGCGACAAACCTTTTGACCTCTCTGCTACTGCTTCTAATGGATTGAAGGTCTCTTATGAGGTGCAGAATACCAATATTGCTACTGTTGCAGGGAATACTGTGACTATAAAGAATGCAGGAACAACAACTGTTGTGGCTCGTACAGAGAACAATCCAAACTTTGTCTCTGTGGAGGCAACATGTAACTTGGTTGTCAATAGAGCGGCAGCTGTGATCCAATTTAAAGAGATTGCAAATAAAACCTATGGTGATAAAATCTTTCGTTTGGAAGCCACTGCATCAGAGAACGCAGCAGTCTCTTTTGAGTCGAATAACGAATCGGTTGCTTCGGTGACTAGAGATGTGGTGACTATTAAGGGAGCTGGAATCGCAGTGATTACCGCTCGTTGTGATGCTTCATCGAATTACGTTGCTTCATCGGTTTCCAAAACACTTACGGTGGAGAAATCCAATGCATCGATCTCATTTGATGCAATTGCTGCGGTTACCTATGGTGATCCTGCTTTCAGCCTAGGTGCTACGTTGAGTCACAATCAAGGAGCATTGGTCTACAGTTCAAGTAATCCTTCTGTTGCTACGGTAATCGATGGAGAGGTAGACATCGTAGGGGCTGGAACCACCACCATTACGGTTTCCAATGAGTCCTCTGATAATTATCTTGCAGCTGCATCGGTGTCTCAAGAGTTGGTGGTAAACAAAGCGAATGCAGTGATTCAATTCGCTCCTCTTTCTAGAAAGAATTTTGGAGAGGCTCCTTTCACACTTCGTGCTACATCTACAGGTGGCGCCTTATCTTATAGCTCTTTAGACCATTCTGTAGCCACGGTTAACGAAGATCAATGTACTCTTGTCGGAGCAGGATCTACTACGATCACAGCAACCAGTGCTGAGAATGCCAATTATAACACTGCTTCGGTACAACGTACTTTAGAGGTGAGCAAAGCCGATCCTCAGTTCTCTTTCGAAGCAATTCCTGTGAAGACTTTCGGTGATGCAGCTTTCGAATTACAGACTTCTACGCTTGCCGATGTTGTTCAGTTTGTTTCAAGTAATCCAGATGTCGCAACAGTCTCTGGTAATGAGGTTACGATTCACAAAGTGGGAGAAACCACCATCACTGCAACTTCTCAAGAGAACGAGAATTATGCAGAAGTTGCAGTATCACACCTGTTAAAGGTGGAGCAGTTTAGTTCAGAGATCTCATTTGATGCCCTAGATGCAAAAACATTTGGAGATGACGCTTTCGAATTGACCGCTATGTCTAATGATAGTAGAGCGATTACTTATGTAAGCAATAATCCATATGTGGCTACCATTCAGAACAATATAGTGACTATTATAGGTGCTGGTTCTACCTTTATTACTGCCTCGTGCGAAGCGACACAAAATGCTTCTAGTGCGTCCGTGACTCGTATGTTGGAAGTGAAGAAAGCCAATACGGTGATCACTTTTGATGCCCTTGCCGATAAAACATTTGGTGATGCTTCCTTTGCATTACATGGTTCGGTGAATGGAGATGGGGAAGTTTTATATACCTCAAGCAACCCAGCCATTGCCTCTATCGACCATAACGAAGTGACCATTCATGGTGCAGGTAGTGTGACGATTACGGCTTCTTGTGATGAGACAAATAACTACCTTGCAGCAACTGCTGTGAGCCATGAGTTGGTCATTGGTAAAGCCCTTGCCACGACCACTTTCGAAGAGATCGCGAACAAAACTTATGGGGATGATGATTTTTCAGTGGTAGCAAACAACAACGGCGATGGAACGATCTTGATGGCTTCAAGTGACCCATCGGTAGCAACCATTCACAATGGTATTATTACAATACAAGGTGCTGGTACTGCTACCATTACCGCTTCTTGTGGTGCCACTGCAAACTACTTAGAGGCCACTATTGTAAGTCGTGACTTGGTAGTAGCAAAAGCATCCCGTGAGATTACTTTTGAAGCACTCGAGGCCAAAGAGTTTGGCGATTCTCAGTTCTATCTACAAGCTTCTACATCAGAGAATGGCGCAATTGCTTATATCTCTAGTAATTCATCGGTGGCAACTGTTGTGGATAATGTCGTGACCATTCACGGTGCGGGTACTACGACTATCACTGCTTCATGTGCAGCCACAGCAAACTATACGAAAGCCGTTTCTGTGGATCAAGAGCTTGTGGTAAACAAAGCGAAGTCTGATATTATCTTTGCTTCTTTGGATGCCAAAGTGTATGGTGATGGTTCTTTTGCTTTAGATGCCAAAGTTACTGGAGATGGAGCAATTGTTTATAGTTCAAGCAATCCAGATGTTGCTTCGATAGAGAATGGAGAGGTTACCATCCTAAAAGCGGGTACTACCACGATTACTGCTTCTTGCGTAGCCACAGCAAACTGTGAAGCGGCAACTCCTGTAAGCCATGAACTAAACGTGGAGAAAGCGACACGCAACATCACTTTTGAGAATATCGAATCCAAACAGTTTGGCGATGCAGCTTTCCCATTGCAAGCAACGGTATCTGATGCATCAGAACTACAATATACTTCAAGCAACCAGAATGTAGCTACTCTGGATCATGGCTTGGTAAGTATTGTTGGTGTGGGTTCTGCTACGATTACGGCTGCATGTGAGGAGACCGAAAACTATAAGGCGATCTCTGCAATCCAAGTGTTGGAGATAGCGGAAGGCGATGGCAATATCACTTGGACGCTTGAGGGACTGTCGTTGGAGATGAAAATAGAGGATCTCTCTTTTGAATTAGAGAAAGCAACCTCTTCGGTTGAGGGAGCAACGATCACTTACACCTCTTCGAATGACGAAGTGTTGACTGTAGAGGATAATCTAGTTACCTTCCATAAGCTTGGAGAAGCAGATATTGTGGCTACCGTAACTGCCCGAAATTATACGGAGGTAGAATCGACAGTTCATGTGAAGGTAGTCTCTAAAACAGGGGTACACGATAGCCCAGTTTATGTAGAGACTATAAAGGTTTATCCAAATCCTGCATCTGAGTTTATCATGGTAGACGGAGCTCAAATGAATGAGATCTCTATCTTCTCAATATTGGGTGCAAAAGTTAATTTTGAACAACAAGAGAACCGAATTGATGTATCGAATTTTGCACGTGGCGTATATATCTTGAAATACCGAAACCAAGTGAAACGATTTATTGTTCAGTAATCTTAAGATATTTTGGATTGTAAAATTCAATCTATTTGATTTCTATTTATTACTACTTTAGTTTAGAAGGAGCCCTGGAAAGGACTCCTTCTTTCTTTTTTATAACAAAATGTAATTTGCCAACTGGTGCATTTGCTTTACTTTTTCGATGAATATCTCCCTTAAGTTTAGATAATCTGATTAACGATGTCATATAGTAAATATGCTGAATATCTATATTTATGATCTATAGTGTGGTATTGTATAATTTAAATATTATTATATTTACTATTTGTTCGCCTTTTATTAGAGAGCCGATTGGGGATATGTCTATCGAGGTTCTAGCTCATCTTGTTTGTTGTTGTTCTGGTTTTTATTGTTTTGATAGATTCAATTGTTTTGTACAATGGTATCTTTTGATTTAGTCTTTTGTCATATCCTACAGGGCTTGTTCATGAAATTTAAGCGGCGAAGAAATCGTGTATTTTATCAGTATTGCGCACAAGCTCTTCTCTTAAAATATTCAAGTTATTGTAGCTATTTATTTTCATTAATCCACTACAAATAAACAACATAACAGAGGATATTGATTTTTGTAATCCATGATCTAATGACTTTAATTTGTCTTCTCCAAAATTAACATCACGAATACGGTTCATTATTTCTATTTTCCAATGACCTCTAATAGCACCAGCAATTTCACCTATTTCCCCATTATAATTGGTGATATAATATCGTGTTTCTGTACTCCTTCTACCTCTCTTTACATTGTGACTCTCTCTTGTCACTTTAATCATATTACATATACCACTATTACTCCATCTAGGCTCTAACATCTCTGTATTGATTGGGAATATTTCGTACCTTCTAATGTCTATTCTTCCATGCGATTTGTCTGTTTCTGTCATCACATCACCTACTTTTATATGATTGGATGTATGCACTAAGTCATCCTTTAATTTCTTCTGATTTGACTTTATTTGAGTCAAATAGAATCGACTATTTTGGTGAATATTAGACAACAGATTTTCTGAATTGTGCATTGCGTCGAGTGTTATCTTTGCCTGCTCTGGCAACTCAAGAATATGATCATAAACAATACTCTTTTCACTCTCTTTTGTCCCATCATAAAAACCTAATAACTGTTGTACATTTGTGTTATGACCAATAGAGTAAACAATACTTAACCCTCTCTTTTTATTGCTTTTAGAATCGATACTTCCTCGAAGTTCTTTACCATCAATAGATATCCATTCTGTAGAAGAGTATACTTCATCACAAATTGTCAAAAAGGACTCATAATCAAACTCAGACAGAATTCTTGTCAACTGAACTCGACTTATACAATGATCAACATCTTTATGTAAACAGATACATAACTTCTCATAATAACGAACCATATTACGATGAATCTTATTTATGCTAAGATGATCGGAACTTGTTAGAATTGAGATAATAAAAAGCGTAATCACAAATGCCAATTCATGCTTTCGTCCTACATGACTCCGATTATCGACTAATTTAACTTGTAATTTCTCATAGAATCTTCTAATTTCGGCACTTGAAAGGTCGTTATTCATAATTTATATCTGTTTTTAGCAATCCAAATATAATATGAATAGTCGACCTTTTATCATTTCAGCAATTCATGAACAAGCCCTGTCATATCCTATAAGTTTGGTCTTAACAATGTGGGTTTTTCGAAGTGCTATTTTTAACTATGATCGTAGCGATATAAAATTTGAAATTGCAAAGAATAAATATTGAAATCCCATCCAGTCATGGTTCCAGACTCTATCTTTAATATGCTTTACGTTGCCAAGACTGTATTAAAGAATGAAATGAAAACTCCGAATCTTTTATGTGATCTCTTCTAAAATGTTGAGCGAAAAACCAAATTCAATCATTATTGAACCATATAGTCCTTACCAAGAAGAGGATCTATGTTTTTTCCGAATTGAGTCGACTGCAATGAATGGTTTTGGAGGTGTGAATAGAGAGCTACACGATATGTATGTGTGTAAAAATACTATCCAATATTTGGGATTTTCTGATTGGATTTGGACTATTGTGGATATTGACTAAACCATCGTTATATACGACAATAATCGGTTGTAATATTCATAAAAGGAGTGCCACAATCGTCTTTTTCTGTATTTATGGCAATCTTATAGCCTACTTTTTAATTACTTTTAATACTCTCTAAGCTTGAGTAAAATATGGATTCAATCCTGACTTTAGATACGTTTTCCTTAGACTTTAGTTACCCTTTGGTTACTCCTAGAGTAACTGAAGGGTAACCAAAGGGTATGGGAACCTAGGGTGAAAGTAGTTATGACCACGGCAAAAATATTGGTAAATAGTACTTGATTTTCATGAAACAAGTGTTATGGATTATTTTTATATGTAAATGTTTATATCTTGCTTTAGATGTAATTCTATAGCATCATTTACAAATATTAATCTATCGATCTATGAAAAAGAGTGTTCTAATAGGATACATTTTATGTGCTATATTATGTGTAGCATATATTATGATGGTTTTGTCTCATGCTCAAGGTATGTTATTCACTGTCGTTCAGTGTTCTGTTGTTCTTGCAATGGTTTTTATGCTTGGAGTACATTTCAATTTATTTGTTAAATTGGTCAAGCTATTAAGCAAGAAATAGAAACATAAAAAAAAGAGCAGATGGAGTGTCTGCTCTTTTTTTTATTGAACTAATAAACTTTTATTCATCCTTTACGACAAATTCAAATACCTTTACACGGCTGTTTTTAAGTTTGTCTGTAGCTCGGACCTTCACGACATAATGCTTTTTGTCTTTGAAAAGATCAAGTTCTGAAAGGTCTAATGTTTTAGGACTTGAGTAGTCGTTGTATGGTGCCCCATTGATGGAGTATTGAATCTGATCTGTACCACTCAATTTATCTGTTGCACCAACATACATCCTCGTATAGTTTGGATACACAGGAATATCCTTTCCATCTTTCTTCTCCGTACCAATCTGTTTGATACTGAAATTTACATATATTTCTGGTGCCGTTCCATCTACATAAACTTCGGATACTTTTGCTGTCTCCTCGTTATTTACGTTATCGATAGAGTGGAAAGTCACTTTGTAAAATCCTTCTTTATCTAGCTTTTGAGACTTTTTATACTCTTTTGCCTCTCCATCATTAATGGTTACAAATGTTTTGGCTACACCGGACCCTTTGTCTCCAGGATAGAGCGTGAATTTGGTGTCTAGACCAATAAAAAGAGTGTCTCTAGTGAAGAACTGTGGTCGATTGTAGTTTATTTGGGTGATGGGACTTTTGTTGTCTAGAAATAGTGTGGTAGAGTGTATTTTTTCCACATTCTCTACTTTATCTCTAGACCAATATGCTACAATATGTTTACCAAACTTTCCCTCTATGGTGAAAGGTTCTTTATAGATATCCTGAGAGGTATGGTCTAGATTTTTATAGGTCTCTTTTACTCCAGCCTTGTTATCCGTCGCTTCAAGAACAAATTTTGAACGCTCCGAAATGTATTGAATCTTACCACTCTTGAAGAAGTCTCCATCCATCTTATAGGTGGTTACAGGAGCGACCTTGTCTAGATATATCTCAATAGAGCTCTCTTTCTCCATGTTCTCCACATTGTCTTTGGCTTGCCAATAGATTTTGTGAACTCCATCTTTTAGGTCTCCTAGTGGTGTACACGTTAGATATTGTTTCATTTTTCTGTTATCTAAACGATAAAATATTCTACGTACTCCTGAAAGAGAGTCGTGGCTTGTAAGTTCGAAACAACATTTAGGAGAGATGATATCATTAAATTGGGGTCCATTGATTTTGTGTTTTGTGGTAGGTGCTTGAGTGTCATAAATAAAATGACGCTCTTTTGCCTTCTCCACATGACCTACTTGGTCCATAGAAAAGTATTTGATGGTATTTTCTCCTTCTATCCACTTGTCAAGAGAGGTCTTGTTCTTTTCGTATGGTGCTCCATTTACCGAGAAATGAGTGGATTCAACTCCTGAAAATCGATCCTTTGCTGTAATGGTCATTTTGGTTTCGGGACCATAGTAGTCAACTCCTGAAGTGCGATATGCATGGACTGCATCGATATGTTGATAGGAGATTGGTGCGGAACCATCTACATATACATCAAATACTACATCAAATCGTGGTTCTACTCGTACATGATTTTTGGGGTCTACAGCCCAGGGGGTGTGAACTGTATTTCTTCCTTCTGAGTCAAAATAGAATGGATTGGCATATTTCGTTGTAGTTTCACTCTTCAATCTCTGCATATCCTTCTTCTCGATCGTGTCGGATGTTAAGTATAGAAACATCGGAAGTTTCTTTGGTACGTATAGTTTTCCCTTCTTATTCGTATAGAAATGAACCTTCTCCTTTGGCTGTTCTTGTGCGATAGATTGGATAGAGATGCATGAAAGTAAAATAAGTACTAGTCTATTCATGGTGTTTAAAAAAATTAAATGTTAAATTGAATGTGTAATATTATGTTATATTTTGGTATAAACAAATGTTATCAATAATAAATATATGTTAATTGTGATATTTGTTCATATTATGATTCTATATTCGTATTGATCCTTATTTGTTTTGAGGGGATTCAGATTATTTTTTGTTTTATAGAAGAGAAGGGGATTGTTTTATAATACGTTTTAGTTAGAGGTTAATGAATTGCTTTTGTATTTATTGTAATTCTATATTCGATAACTCTATCAATGGTTTCTTTTTTGATATGAAGTTGCTATTCCTATTTTAGTTGGTGTACGTGAATATATATCATGAATTAAAAATGGAATAATTTTAGCGTTATCATTTACAATTGATTTTTTTTATAGAGTCTAAATTTAAATATAATGTACAAGGGTACGTAGATCGTCATGATATTGAAATGAAGTATATAAAAGGTTTGAGTTTTATACTGATCAACATAAAGATCTTGTCAATTAGAGTTAGCGGATGAAGTGTTCTGTTTTCACAC
The Prolixibacteraceae bacterium DNA segment above includes these coding regions:
- a CDS encoding TolB-like 6-bladed beta-propeller domain-containing protein, translated to MNLKLYLVIVLLLGMSCTNKVKENNIQTVDQSKIETIDIKLEKHSVEGKLLNPTKIGISENKLIFLNNVDGTFLSIYENEKQDYKFCGNQLHKGKGKGEIAREIDNHTFRVKGNKVEFCDLLNIYEYNIEGTPNKKLTSLFEFDRSYFPVNCGFRLYNNYYFKNTTPRGPKIERLFQCTDGKSTKEVYPFPTDLLSKSDANKGRGNLWQIFAGSYAIDPQDKKMFISYQNFPQIDIIDTQEMKKMGTIRYAEQRKTTFFDGNQYAPSSKNYIYGNEIYTTKNRVYALILEQSKETLSTIDFENPSVLPYILVIDMDGKPQYRLNLDHLILSFAVSEDDTMLYGASPFESNTIFSYNLKN